A portion of the Leptospira kanakyensis genome contains these proteins:
- the omp85 gene encoding Omp85 family outer membrane protein, with amino-acid sequence MYNHILRSFILLLFFSFFHGVLGQERQPRTDLPFEISEKKRLSERDFKNKKEGGYFTGLPLINSDPNVGVGYGARVLYFYNGEKKSPMFEYTPYRVRIFAQYFNTTKRAPYHQLSVDAPYIFDTKWRLRADLVYERNPNSLFFGIGSDTLQPLSYLERNNPNGQIRRNAPFADYEDNLNYRRPGDAGQGEAPIVSDHRYNRYDIENPNFSTSGEYSFFGGTLRTVTGVRLSKQIIRTYDGKYNDAQLGPADGVLGLLGVDRTFGTPQGETKLTREDKDGKIRGLNGGYTNTVRAGIVFDTRDFEPDPNRGVFLEYTHERSAKAIGSTYDFNKNLVSGRIFLSPVQWFTSKPPEILEKFVLAARGTMIQTNGDAPFYEYRNMWGTETNQSGLGGRTTIRGYKQDRFVGQTMAFANFEIRWKFAETEFWGQHFDFQLVPFYDVGRVWDRTEDANLKNYKHSRGIGLRIPWNQATVIYFDHAISNEDRQTFINFNHIF; translated from the coding sequence ATGTACAATCATATTTTGAGAAGTTTCATACTTCTTTTGTTTTTTTCGTTTTTCCACGGGGTTCTCGGTCAGGAACGTCAACCCCGTACCGACCTTCCGTTCGAGATCTCTGAAAAAAAGAGGCTGAGCGAGCGGGATTTTAAGAATAAAAAAGAGGGAGGATACTTCACTGGTCTCCCTCTCATCAACTCCGATCCCAATGTGGGCGTAGGGTATGGGGCACGTGTGCTTTATTTTTACAATGGGGAAAAGAAATCTCCCATGTTTGAATACACTCCGTATCGTGTTCGGATATTTGCTCAGTATTTTAATACAACAAAAAGAGCACCTTACCACCAGTTGAGTGTGGATGCACCTTACATTTTTGATACCAAATGGAGGCTCCGTGCGGATTTAGTTTATGAACGAAATCCCAACTCTCTATTTTTTGGAATTGGATCGGATACCCTCCAACCACTTTCTTATTTAGAACGAAACAACCCCAATGGCCAAATCCGACGAAATGCTCCTTTTGCAGACTATGAAGACAATTTGAACTACCGCCGCCCTGGGGATGCAGGCCAAGGGGAAGCACCCATCGTCAGTGACCATAGATACAATCGTTATGACATTGAAAATCCTAACTTTAGTACTTCTGGGGAGTATTCCTTCTTTGGTGGAACACTTCGTACGGTGACTGGGGTTCGTCTCTCCAAACAAATCATCCGTACTTATGATGGAAAGTATAACGATGCACAATTAGGACCTGCTGACGGGGTTTTAGGACTTCTCGGGGTTGATCGTACTTTTGGAACTCCACAAGGGGAAACAAAATTAACACGTGAAGATAAAGATGGAAAGATCAGAGGACTTAATGGTGGTTATACGAATACTGTCCGCGCAGGGATTGTCTTCGATACTCGTGATTTTGAACCAGACCCTAACCGTGGAGTATTCCTAGAATACACACACGAACGTTCTGCTAAAGCAATTGGATCTACCTACGATTTTAACAAAAACTTAGTATCAGGTCGTATTTTTCTAAGCCCAGTGCAGTGGTTCACTAGCAAACCTCCAGAAATTTTGGAAAAGTTTGTATTAGCAGCTCGCGGAACAATGATCCAAACCAATGGAGATGCACCTTTTTATGAATACCGCAACATGTGGGGAACGGAAACCAACCAATCAGGTTTAGGTGGACGAACTACCATTCGTGGTTATAAACAGGATCGTTTTGTGGGCCAAACTATGGCTTTTGCTAACTTCGAAATTCGTTGGAAGTTTGCAGAGACTGAGTTTTGGGGACAACATTTTGACTTCCAATTGGTTCCGTTTTATGATGTAGGACGAGTTTGGGATCGCACAGAAGATGCCAATCTTAAAAACTACAAACATTCAAGAGGGATTGGACTTCGTATCCCGTGGAACCAAGCAACTGTTATCTATTTTGATCATGCGATTTCAAATGAAGATAGACAAACATTCATTAACTTTAATCATATTTTTTAG